AGACGAGGTCCCCCAGGAACGCCGCCGCAGCGTCTTCGTGATGATAGACGACGTGACCGGGGTTGTGGCCCGGAGTGGTGTGCGCCGTGAATCGCCCGACGGTGTCCCCGTCCTCGACGGGGTAGAGGTCCACGTCCGGCAGCGGGAACAGCTGCCGGGCGACCCGGTGGAACAGCCCCTTGTGGTGGAGCCACGCCGGGTCGCTGTCGCCGTTCAGCAGGTCGAGGTCTGCCGTACCGACGTACACCGGGCCGTCGAACTCAGGGACGAGGCGGTTCAATCCGCCGACGTGGTCCAGGTCGTAGTGGGTTATCAGCACCCGGTCGAGGTCCCCGGGCGCGTAGCCGACCGCCGCCAGTTCGTCGACGATTGTCGGTTCGTTCCACCAGAGACCGGTGTCGACG
This DNA window, taken from Haloarcula ordinaria, encodes the following:
- a CDS encoding MBL fold metallo-hydrolase, with translation MVRRLREGVWLLELGLFPPFASNAYLVDETALGDADGDLTLVDTGLWWNEPTIVDELAAVGYAPGDLDRVLITHYDLDHVGGLNRLVPEFDGPVYVGTADLDLLNGDSDPAWLHHKGLFHRVARQLFPLPDVDLYPVEDGDTVGRFTAHTTPGHNPGHVVYHHEDAAAAFLGDLVWEDDGALTTPIRFDSYDMVELRASVVDLAARIPPFEVAAMGHGDPLLADGFTALEALAAQH